The Microbacterium luteum nucleotide sequence GTGACCTCCCCGCCGCGCAGCCGGCCTGGGACGACCCGGCGCTCGCCGACGACGCCAGCCTCGAGACCTTCGGCACGCAGCTCGAGACCGCCAAGGCCCCGCCGGTGACCACCAGCTGGGTGCAGGTGGCCGCGAAGGGCGACCAGGCCCTCGAACAGCTCCGCCGCGGCGACGGCGACATCGCCGGCGTGCTCGCCACCCTTCAGGCCGACGCCGACGCCGACGCCATCGGCCTGGAGTGACCTGACCCATGTCGACCTCGACACTCGTCGCTCCCGGGGCCCGCACGGGCTCCGGGAGCCCGGGAACCCGCAAGGGCGGGCTGCACGATCGGCAGCGCAAGCGTCAGGCCCTCATCGCATGGGGCTTCGCACTCCCCTTCGTCGCCGTCTTCGCGGTGTTCATGCTCTTCCCGATCATCGGGTCGTTCGCGATGTCGTTCACCGACTTCACCTCACGCGACATCCAGAGCCCGTTCGCGGTGAACGTCGTGTGGTTCGAGCAGTACCTCACCCTCTTCCAGGATCCGCGGTTCCTCACCTCGATGCGCGTGACGGCGGTGTTCGTGCTCGTCGGCATCCCGCTGACGATGGTCGTCGCCCTCGCCCTGGCGCTCGCGCTCAACAGCGGTCGCGGCAAGATCGTGTCGTTCTTCCGCGTCGGCTACTACGCCCCGGTCGTCACGAGCATCGTCGCCGTCGCCGTGGTCTGGCGCTACATCCTGCTGCCCGACGGACTGCTCAACTCCGCCCTCGCACTCGTGGGCA carries:
- a CDS encoding carbohydrate ABC transporter permease, with the translated sequence MSTSTLVAPGARTGSGSPGTRKGGLHDRQRKRQALIAWGFALPFVAVFAVFMLFPIIGSFAMSFTDFTSRDIQSPFAVNVVWFEQYLTLFQDPRFLTSMRVTAVFVLVGIPLTMVVALALALALNSGRGKIVSFFRVGYYAPVVTSIVAVAVVWRYILLPDGLLNSALALVGIEGPNWLNDTTWALPSLIVMAVWRNVGTLMIIFLAGLQAVPEDVNEAATMDGASAWRRLVSVTLPLLRPTLLLGAVLISVGYLQFFEEAFVMTRGGPLDSTLSVAYYTYQQFGFGEYGLASAASYVLFLAIALLSLLQFRLLRSKD